The proteins below come from a single Osmerus mordax isolate fOsmMor3 chromosome 3, fOsmMor3.pri, whole genome shotgun sequence genomic window:
- the ddx42 gene encoding ATP-dependent RNA helicase DDX42 gives MNWSKGGPSGKRGFGFGGFSLGGGGGGGGGGGPAKKEEPRLPQKSHTSFGATASAAGYGKNQQLPAFYKIGTKRANFDEENAYFEDDEEESSSTDLPYIPAENSPTRQQLPSGGGSDSEDDPLDAFMAEVEDQAAKDMKKLEEKEKEKKTAKGIRDDIEEEDEQEAYFRYMAENPTAGLTLEDEDENVDYDSDGNPIAPITKKIIMPLPPIDHSEIDYPPFEKNFYNEHEELHSLTPTQVVELRHKLNLRVSGAAPPKPSTSFAHFGFDEQLMHQIRKSEYTQPTPIQCQGVPIALGGRDMIGIAKTGSGKTAAFIWPMLVHIMDQKELDTGEGPIAIIVCPTRELCQQIHAECKRFGKAYSLRSVAVYGGGSMWEQAKALQEGAEIVVCTPGRLIDHVKKKATSLQRVTYLVFDEADRMFDMGFEYQVRSVASHVRPDRQTLLFSATFRKKIERLARDILVDPIRVVQGDIGEANEDVTQLVEVLPSGVEKWGWLTRRLVEFTSSGSVLIFVTKKANCDELATNLTQEGHSLGLLHGDMDQSERNKVIADFKKKNLPVLVATDVAARGLDIPSIRTVVNYDVARDIDTHTHRIGRTGRAGEKGVAHTLLTNKDTSFAGDLVRNLEGANQCVSKELMDLAMQNPWFRKSRFKGGKGKKVNIGGGGLGYRERPGLGAESSDRSGGSSSSSYEGYSKPTTGAMGDRMSAMKQAFQSQYKNHFVAASGVPPKLTTKSSSSSGWTSAGSLSSVPTEAAEAPDRFRASMAPPPALSMGTKMAGFTSAGSLSSVPESHNSAPQSYPAPPSPRDGPRDRYGEDRGRHGEGHHRYSDRSERHGGGERDRHGDRHAERDRYGDAERHGSSGRHGESRNGDGNRRERDDWRSDREGGDREGGEREGGDREGGDRGGEGRGNREEDSFAVPDPPKRKKSRWDN, from the exons ATGAATTGGAGCAAGGGTGGGCCGAGTGGTAAGCGTGGATTCGGGTTTGGAGGATTCTcacttggaggaggaggaggagggggtggtggaggaggaccaGCAAAGAAGGAAGAGCCTCGTTTGCCCCAAAAGTCCCACACATCGTTTGGAGCGACTGCATCAGCAGCAGGCTATGGAAAGAACCAGCAGCTTCCAGCATTCTACAAAATAGGAACAAAAAGAGCAAACTTTGACGAAGAGAATGC GTATTTcgaagatgatgaagaggagtcCAGCAGTACAGACTTGCCCTACATCCCAGCTGAGAACTCACCCACACGCCAGCAGCTTCCGTCAGGGGGCGGTTCAGACAGTGAAGATGACCCCTTGGACGCCTTCATGGCGGAAGTTGAG GACCAAGCGGCTAAGGACATGAAGAaactggaagagaaggagaaggagaagaaaactGCAAa GGGTATTCGTGATGACATTGAAGAGGAAGATGAACAA GAAGCCTACTTCAGGTACATGGCGGAGAACCCCACAGCTGGGCTGACcctggaggacgaggacgagaaCGTGGATTATGATAGCGATGGGAACCCCATTGCACCCATTACCAAAAAGATCATCATGCCCTTGCCCCCTATTGACCACTCAGAG ATCGATTATCCTCCCTTTGAGAAGAACTTCTACAACGAGCATGAGGAACTTCACAGCCTAACACCTACCCAGGTCGTAGAGTTGAGGCACAAACTAAATTTGCGG GTGTCAGGTGCTGCCCCTCCTAAACCCTCCACCAGCTTTGCCCATTTTGGCTTTGACGAACAACTAATGCACCAGATCCGCAAGTCTGAGTACACACAACCAACCCCTATCCAGTGCCAG GGAGTGCCAATAGCCCTGGGTGGTCGTGACATGATCGGTATCGCCAAGACCGGCAGCGGGAAAACGGCAGCGTTTATCTGGCCCATGCTAGTCCACATCATGGACCAGAAAGAGCTGGACACCGGAGAAGGGCCCATCGCAATCATAGTGTGCCCCACCAGGGAACTCTGTCAgcag ATCCATGCAGAGTGCAAGCGCTTCGGTAAAGCCTACTCTCTGCGCTCTGTGGCGGTCTACGGAGGAGGCAGCATGTGGGAACAAGCCAAAGCGCtgcaggagggggcagagatTGTGGTGTGCACCCCG GGCCGTCTGATTGACCATGTGAAGAAGAAGGCCACGTCTCTGCAGAGAGTCACATACCTGGTGTTTGACGAGGCGGATCGCATGTTCGACATGGGCTTCG AATACCAAGTGAGGTCTGTCGCCAGTCATGTCCGccctgacagacaga CCCTTCTGTTCAGCGCTACCTTCCGTAAAAAGATCGAGAGGCTAGCCCGAGACATCCTGGTGGACCCCATCCGGGTGGTGCAGGGAGACATCGGAGAG gcCAACGAGGATGTGACCCAGTTGGTGGAGGTGCTGCCCAGCGGGGTGGAGAAGTGGGGCTGGCTCACCCGCCGTCTGGTGGAGTTCACCTCCTCCGGCTCAGTGCTCATCTTTGTCACCAAGAAGGCCAACTGTGACGAGCTGGCCACCAACCTGACCCAGGAGGGCCACAGCCTGGGGCTGCTGCATGGAGACATGGACCAGAGCGAGAGGAACAAGGTGATCGCCGACTTCAAGAAGAAGAACCTGCCTGTGCTGGTGGCCACTGACGttgcag CTCGTGGTCTGGACATCCCTTCAATCCGCACCGTTGTGAATTACGATGTGGCCCGagacatcgacacacacactcacaggattGGCCGAACAGGTCGTGCGGGTGAAAAGGGTGTGGCCCACACCCTCCTGACCAATAAAGACACGTCTTTTGCTGGTGACCTTGTGCGAAACCTGGAGGGAGCCAATCAATGTGTATCCAAAGAGCTCATGGACTTAGCAATGCAG AATCCCTGGTTCAGGAAATCCCGCTTCAAGGGTGGTAAAGGAAAGAAGGTGAACATTGGAGGTGGGGGTCTTGGTTACAGGGAGAGGCCAGGCCTTGGAGCTGAAAGTTCT GATCGTAGTGGAGGGTCTTCTTCAAGTAGCTATGAAGGTTACAGTAAACCCACTACTGGGGCCATGGGAGACAGAATGTCAGCCATGAAGCAAGCCTTCCAg TCACAGTACAAGAACCACTTTGTAGCAGCGTCAGGCGTTCCGCCTAAGCTCACCACTAAGTCTAGCAGCTCCTCAGGCTGGACCAGTGCCGGCAGTCTCAGCTCCGTGCCCACAGAGGCTGCCGAGGCCCCAGACAGGTTCAGGGCCTCCAtggcccctcctccagccctcagcATGGGCACCAAGATGGCCGGATTCACCAGTGCTGGTTCCCTCAGCTCTGTGCCAGAGAGCCACAACAGCGCACCTCAGAGCTACCCTGCCCCGCCCTCCCCGAGGGACGGGCCCCGCGACAGGTATGGGGAAGACAGGGGTCGCCACGGAGAGGGGCACCACCGGTACAGCGACAGGAGCGAGCGCCACGGAGGCGGAGAACGGGACCGTCACGGGGACCGGCACGCCGAACGCGACCGATACGGGGACGCGGAGCGCCACGGCAGCAGTGGTCGCCACGGTGAAAGTCGTAATGGAGatggaaacaggagagagagagatgattggAGAagtgacagggaggggggagaccgggaggggggagaaagggaggggggagacagggagggaggagacaggggaggtgaggggagagggaacagGGAGGAAGACAGCTTTGCCGTCCCAGATCCGCCCAAACGTAAAAAAAGCAGGTGGGACAACTAA